The following are encoded together in the Oncorhynchus clarkii lewisi isolate Uvic-CL-2024 chromosome 25, UVic_Ocla_1.0, whole genome shotgun sequence genome:
- the LOC139383841 gene encoding protein eva-1 homolog A-like, whose product MNAPPTGSPSQNMEVKVVSQEMALFSNALAAYTFIADQPERVTLVFVSGVCVGLLLTLCALVVQIHCRTDCHYSNRRRHHHQHSNRHHHHHHGDHPCHHHPQPGNPNTSNTGVTTETSRDSESVDWDDGTSDLSARRRRRFERTLLHTSMFTSIEELERAQRVEERERIIQEIWMNGHPDVNTVTRSLNRYY is encoded by the exons atgaaTGCCCCGCCCACAGGAAGCCCTAGCCAAAATATGGAGGTGAAGGTGGTCTCCCAGGAGATGGCTTTGTTTAGCAACGCCCTGGCAGCCTACACCTTCATAGCAG aCCAGCCTGAGCGAGTAACTCTGGTGTttgttagtggtgtgtgtgtgggtctcctcctcaccctctgtGCCCTCGTGGTCCAGATACACTGTCGCACTGACTGTCACTACAGTAACCGACGACGACATCACCATCAGCATAGCAACAggcatcaccaccatcaccatgggGACCATCCCTGTCACCATCATCCCCAACCTGGCAACCCTAACACAAGCAATACCGGCGTAACCACAGAGACGAGCAGAGACAGCGAATCAGTGGACTGGGACGACGGGACTTCTGACCTATCGGCTCGACGACGGAGGCGATTTGAGAGAACGCTGCTGCACACTAGCATGTTCACATCCATagaag AGTTGGAGCGAGCTCagagggttgaggagagagagaggatcatacAAGAGATCTGGATGAACGGACATCCCGACGTCAACACTGTCACACGCAGCCTCAACCGATACtactga